Proteins from a single region of Halodesulfovibrio sp. MK-HDV:
- a CDS encoding HD domain-containing phosphohydrolase translates to MVFQHECQGPGLAFTEGSNFKVRLFDLVSALARSLDMVSQTLAGHHTNVGFYASRIADCYGLSSFEKRNVVLAAMLHDIGAVSLYPAVDSLLFEDDTIKHSIAGSVIISSSKKLQDVSKLVEYHHTPWEELRGMNKHYEISNIINLADFIDVHTRRDRPVRHQIPVLIELCRKHSGTMFNPDYIEALREAESKRNYFHRLHSERTEKSLNLSTQFDSDILDAEGVLDFTGLFAKVIDFRSRFTATHSQGVAVTSSVLGRWLGFNEVEQALFQIAGRLHDIGKLAVPAALLEKNGRLTTEEFAIIQRHATYTEHILSGIPGLEVIRDWACQHHERLDGTGYPRGIAGKDISLGSRILQVADVFTAITEDRPYRGGMDFKQTTKVLRQLGDSNKLDPIVVEVLIERYDEINELRCKGQTQALEHFSNYSKVLYNKYGIVAKDVS, encoded by the coding sequence GTGGTATTTCAGCATGAGTGTCAGGGGCCGGGGCTAGCTTTTACAGAAGGTAGTAATTTTAAAGTTCGGTTGTTCGATCTTGTCAGCGCATTAGCTCGTTCATTGGATATGGTTTCGCAAACTCTTGCGGGGCATCATACCAATGTCGGTTTTTATGCGTCGCGCATAGCTGACTGCTATGGGTTGAGCAGCTTTGAGAAACGCAATGTTGTTCTTGCGGCTATGCTGCACGACATCGGCGCTGTTTCACTATATCCCGCTGTAGATTCTCTCTTATTTGAAGATGATACAATTAAACATTCTATAGCTGGCTCGGTGATAATAAGCTCATCGAAAAAGTTACAGGATGTTTCTAAGCTTGTGGAGTATCATCATACCCCATGGGAAGAATTGCGGGGTATGAACAAACACTATGAAATCAGTAATATTATTAACTTAGCTGATTTTATTGATGTTCATACTCGTCGAGACCGTCCGGTGAGACACCAGATTCCAGTTCTAATTGAGTTGTGCCGTAAGCATTCCGGCACAATGTTTAATCCTGACTATATTGAAGCGCTTCGCGAAGCTGAATCGAAGCGTAATTACTTCCATCGGTTACACTCCGAGCGCACAGAAAAATCCTTAAATCTTTCGACACAGTTCGACTCTGATATCCTTGATGCCGAAGGCGTCTTGGACTTTACTGGTTTGTTCGCTAAAGTTATTGATTTTCGTAGCCGTTTTACCGCTACGCATTCACAAGGTGTGGCTGTAACATCCAGTGTACTCGGACGTTGGCTTGGATTTAATGAAGTCGAGCAGGCTTTGTTCCAGATCGCTGGACGGTTGCACGACATCGGAAAACTTGCAGTTCCAGCAGCACTTCTGGAGAAGAACGGTCGGTTAACAACGGAAGAATTTGCTATTATTCAGCGTCACGCAACGTACACAGAACATATTCTCTCCGGTATCCCGGGGCTGGAAGTGATTCGTGACTGGGCTTGTCAGCATCATGAGCGATTAGATGGAACCGGCTACCCAAGAGGGATAGCAGGTAAAGATATTTCTTTGGGATCTCGTATTCTTCAGGTTGCAGACGTATTTACTGCGATCACAGAAGATCGTCCGTACCGTGGCGGTATGGACTTTAAGCAGACAACAAAAGTTTTACGCCAGCTTGGTGATTCAAATAAACTTGATCCTATTGTTGTTGAAGTGCTCATTGAGCGATATGATGAGATCAATGAACTGCGCTGTAAAGGGCAGACTCAAGCCCTCGAGCATTTTTCTAACTATTCAAAAGTATTGTACAACAAGTACGGTATTGTCGCTAAGGATGTTTCATGA
- a CDS encoding P-loop NTPase, which produces MSTDCSSGDCSSGSCGGAPTELDAGEARMKRTISRIKHKIVVMSGKGGVGKSTVATNIAIGLSLAGKKVGLLDVDVHGPSVPRLLSMRDSKVHIEESFIEPIAWSKNLSVMSLGFLLPNSYQPVVWRGPVKMGFIKQLLSDVVWGDLDYMVVDCPPGTGDEPLSVMQLLGNDALAVIVTTPQGVAIDDVRRSVTFVGDVGNQVLGIIENMSGIVCSQCGNVENIFGKGGGKDLAKEVGVRFLGDIPLDPEVVRSGDEGFSLLTVKQDSPTAQCFQKILKPILMLDDGAEPANKLHPILPPHKGTIKIALPVTKGTLSPSMHLAEQYIIAVADAETKKIVSTETVDAPAYEPKAAASFLERLDAGYVLAKDVPQDACDALKEKHISLVKGITVNAPVTVVTDFIEGKLLAAG; this is translated from the coding sequence ATGAGTACTGACTGCAGCAGTGGTGACTGTTCTTCCGGTTCCTGCGGCGGAGCACCTACTGAATTAGATGCTGGTGAAGCACGGATGAAACGAACCATCAGCCGTATTAAACATAAAATTGTTGTTATGTCCGGTAAAGGTGGCGTTGGTAAAAGTACCGTTGCGACCAACATCGCTATCGGTCTTTCACTTGCTGGTAAAAAAGTCGGCTTGCTTGACGTAGACGTACACGGCCCTAGTGTGCCTCGTCTGTTAAGCATGCGTGATTCCAAAGTGCATATCGAAGAGTCCTTCATCGAGCCTATCGCATGGAGCAAGAACCTCTCTGTTATGTCTCTGGGCTTTTTACTGCCTAACTCCTACCAGCCTGTTGTATGGCGTGGTCCTGTAAAAATGGGCTTCATCAAACAGCTTCTTTCTGATGTTGTTTGGGGCGACCTTGACTACATGGTTGTTGACTGCCCGCCGGGTACCGGCGACGAGCCTCTTTCCGTTATGCAGCTCCTTGGCAACGACGCACTGGCTGTTATCGTAACAACTCCACAGGGTGTTGCTATCGATGATGTACGCCGCTCCGTTACCTTTGTAGGTGACGTTGGGAATCAGGTTCTTGGTATCATCGAAAACATGAGCGGTATTGTGTGTTCACAGTGCGGCAATGTTGAGAACATCTTCGGCAAAGGTGGCGGTAAAGACCTTGCTAAAGAAGTTGGCGTACGCTTCCTCGGTGACATTCCACTTGATCCGGAAGTTGTTCGTTCCGGCGACGAAGGTTTCTCACTCCTTACTGTAAAGCAGGATAGCCCGACAGCTCAGTGCTTCCAGAAAATTCTTAAACCAATCCTTATGCTTGATGACGGCGCAGAGCCAGCTAACAAACTGCACCCGATTCTTCCACCGCATAAAGGTACAATTAAAATTGCACTGCCTGTTACCAAAGGTACACTGTCCCCATCCATGCATTTGGCGGAACAGTACATTATCGCAGTAGCAGATGCAGAGACTAAAAAGATTGTATCTACAGAAACAGTTGATGCTCCAGCATACGAACCAAAAGCAGCAGCTTCTTTCCTCGAACGTCTTGATGCTGGATACGTTCTGGCAAAAGACGTACCGCAGGACGCATGCGATGCATTGAAAGAAAAACATATCTCCCTTGTTAAAGGCATCACTGTTAATGCACCTGTGACAGTAGTGACTGACTTTATTGAAGGAAAATTGTTAGCCGCTGGTTAA
- the hypB gene encoding hydrogenase nickel incorporation protein HypB, whose translation MEIPVVRNILEANDKIAVNLKELFAKHGILVLNLISSPGAGKTSILERTLTDLKGEFKMAVIEGDCQTDNDARRVAETGAKAVQINTDGGCHLDSNMITAALANLDMNEIDILFIENVGNLVCPVEFDCGEDFKVALLSVPEGDDKPEKYPALFEKSSAMILNKCDLLPYVQFDVERAMQFATQLNKDMPIFQTSCTTSEGLDTWYEWLRKAHAGKQK comes from the coding sequence ATGGAAATCCCAGTAGTACGCAACATACTTGAAGCGAATGACAAAATCGCAGTAAATTTAAAAGAACTCTTTGCCAAACACGGCATTCTTGTTCTTAACCTCATCAGTTCACCTGGCGCGGGCAAGACTTCTATTCTTGAACGCACTCTTACAGACCTTAAAGGTGAATTTAAGATGGCTGTCATCGAAGGTGACTGTCAGACAGACAATGATGCCCGCAGAGTTGCAGAAACTGGAGCTAAAGCTGTCCAGATCAATACTGACGGCGGCTGCCACCTTGACAGCAACATGATCACTGCTGCGCTCGCTAACCTTGATATGAACGAGATCGATATTCTGTTCATTGAAAACGTCGGCAACCTTGTTTGTCCTGTTGAATTTGATTGCGGCGAAGACTTTAAAGTCGCGTTGCTCAGCGTTCCTGAAGGTGACGATAAACCAGAAAAATATCCGGCCTTATTTGAAAAATCTTCAGCAATGATTCTGAACAAATGTGACCTGCTCCCGTACGTTCAGTTTGATGTTGAACGTGCAATGCAGTTTGCTACTCAGTTGAACAAAGACATGCCAATTTTCCAGACTTCCTGTACTACCAGTGAAGGTCTCGACACTTGGTACGAATGGCTGCGCAAAGCGCATGCCGGAAAACAAAAGTAG
- a CDS encoding 4-hydroxybenzoate octaprenyltransferase, which yields MSSASTPLEKFGAVCRMIKIEHSVFALPFAYLGQFIASGGFPSLKPFLLLTVAMVAVRSVAMAFNRVIDLPFDAKNPRTQQRPLVTGEISPTQTWVFIAIMAAIFVIACFFINDLSFKLSPIALFVAAFYSLLKRFTWLCHFWLGAVLALSPLAGWISVDPQFTVPAVLFAWGILFWVAGFDIIYSCQDTEYDRSVGLNSVPAHFGLESALVISSFCHVVTSMMFLMGGWAAGLGWPYFAVWAVVSGILYWEHSIISADDMSRVNMAFFTMNGFISVMLFVGALAGIYM from the coding sequence ATGAGTTCGGCTTCAACACCCCTTGAGAAGTTTGGCGCTGTGTGCCGAATGATCAAGATAGAGCACTCAGTTTTTGCGCTTCCATTTGCGTACCTCGGACAGTTTATTGCGTCTGGCGGATTTCCTTCGTTAAAGCCGTTTTTGTTGCTCACTGTGGCAATGGTGGCTGTGCGTTCAGTTGCAATGGCATTCAACAGAGTAATCGATTTACCGTTTGATGCAAAAAACCCGCGCACCCAGCAGCGTCCTCTTGTGACGGGTGAGATTTCACCAACGCAGACTTGGGTGTTCATCGCGATTATGGCTGCAATTTTCGTGATTGCCTGCTTCTTTATAAATGACCTTAGTTTTAAACTTTCGCCAATCGCGCTGTTTGTGGCGGCCTTCTACAGCCTGCTCAAACGCTTTACATGGCTTTGTCATTTCTGGCTTGGAGCTGTTCTTGCGCTTTCACCATTAGCAGGTTGGATCAGTGTTGACCCACAGTTTACAGTACCTGCTGTGTTGTTTGCGTGGGGGATTTTGTTCTGGGTTGCAGGGTTCGATATTATCTATTCCTGTCAGGATACAGAGTATGACCGTTCTGTAGGATTGAATTCAGTTCCTGCACATTTCGGTCTTGAATCAGCTCTTGTTATCTCATCATTCTGTCATGTGGTAACATCAATGATGTTCCTGATGGGCGGCTGGGCAGCAGGGCTTGGATGGCCTTATTTTGCTGTGTGGGCTGTTGTTTCCGGTATCCTTTACTGGGAACACTCCATTATCAGTGCCGACGATATGAGCCGTGTGAATATGGCATTTTTCACAATGAACGGATTTATTTCTGTGATGCTTTTTGTAGGCGCGCTTGCAGGCATTTACATGTAA
- a CDS encoding transporter substrate-binding domain-containing protein has product MKFVKVLMVLALTLMLAAPASAADIEIAKKSTINKILKSGELRVGFDASYAPFEITDKSGRYIGFDIDLGKELAKSMGVKFVPVNTDFDGIIPSLLSNKFDVIISGMTLTQQRNLQIGFSDAYFLMGQGVMVSNKLQGKIARYKELNDPKYVVVSRLGTTGEEAVRKYLPKATYKSFEKEVDCGMEVISGRADAFVFDIPALENIASVQGKGKVFVLNDPFTFEPMAIGYKQGDPDFANFLNNFIFQFKNDGRYQRLYDKWFRSEAWKSQLKK; this is encoded by the coding sequence ATGAAATTTGTAAAAGTACTTATGGTGCTCGCATTAACTTTAATGCTTGCTGCACCAGCTTCTGCGGCTGATATTGAAATTGCTAAGAAATCCACAATCAACAAAATTCTTAAAAGTGGCGAACTTCGCGTTGGTTTTGACGCAAGTTATGCTCCTTTTGAAATCACTGATAAAAGTGGCCGTTACATCGGTTTTGATATCGATCTTGGCAAAGAGCTCGCAAAATCTATGGGCGTGAAATTTGTGCCGGTTAACACCGACTTTGACGGCATTATCCCTTCACTGCTCTCTAATAAATTTGATGTTATCATCTCCGGTATGACTCTTACCCAGCAGCGTAACCTGCAGATCGGTTTCTCCGATGCATATTTCCTCATGGGGCAGGGCGTTATGGTTTCCAACAAACTTCAGGGTAAAATTGCTCGTTACAAAGAGCTGAACGATCCTAAGTACGTTGTTGTTTCCCGTCTTGGTACTACCGGTGAAGAAGCTGTTAGAAAATACCTGCCAAAAGCAACCTACAAATCTTTTGAGAAAGAAGTAGACTGCGGCATGGAAGTTATTTCCGGCCGTGCTGATGCTTTTGTTTTCGACATTCCTGCTCTCGAAAACATCGCTTCTGTTCAGGGTAAAGGCAAAGTGTTCGTACTTAACGATCCTTTCACCTTTGAGCCTATGGCAATTGGTTACAAACAGGGCGACCCTGATTTTGCTAACTTCCTTAACAACTTCATCTTCCAGTTTAAAAACGACGGTCGTTACCAGCGTCTTTACGACAAATGGTTCCGTTCTGAAGCTTGGAAATCCCAGTTGAAGAAATAG
- a CDS encoding molybdenum cofactor biosynthesis protein B, translated as MNIYSITALQVLAQGDIVFIGRTGEDADLAASINTPLPPAFFPVGTTFVAADSAEKPCCIVVQNGYFPSHSGMHSVEGMWVKMLSGFDEGTSCSVAPTKEALSLAWITLSDKGARKQREDASGPLIETIVREKYELAYVRGYMIPDEELQLRQLLVDLALHQKFDLILTTGGTGVSPRDVTPEATVKVIDRRLRGVEQAMMATSLKKTPHAVVSRAIAGTLGTSLIVNMPGSTKAVAENLEVVLPAFGHTIAKLQGDPADCGN; from the coding sequence ATGAATATATATTCTATTACAGCATTACAGGTGTTAGCTCAGGGTGATATTGTTTTCATCGGTAGAACTGGTGAAGACGCTGATCTCGCAGCGAGCATTAATACTCCTTTGCCTCCTGCATTCTTTCCTGTGGGCACTACATTTGTCGCCGCAGACAGTGCTGAAAAGCCTTGCTGCATAGTCGTTCAGAATGGATATTTTCCTTCGCATAGCGGCATGCACTCTGTTGAAGGCATGTGGGTTAAGATGCTTTCCGGTTTTGATGAAGGAACTTCCTGTTCAGTTGCTCCCACAAAAGAGGCGTTGAGTCTTGCGTGGATTACGCTTTCTGATAAGGGTGCGCGTAAGCAGCGTGAGGATGCAAGTGGTCCTTTAATTGAAACAATTGTTCGGGAAAAGTACGAGCTTGCATATGTTCGCGGGTACATGATTCCGGATGAAGAATTACAGTTGCGTCAGCTCCTTGTTGATTTGGCGCTACACCAAAAATTCGATCTGATTTTAACAACAGGCGGCACCGGGGTTTCTCCTCGTGATGTTACACCTGAAGCAACTGTTAAAGTTATTGATCGCCGCCTTCGCGGTGTTGAACAGGCAATGATGGCAACGAGTTTGAAGAAAACTCCGCATGCTGTTGTTTCACGCGCGATTGCAGGTACTTTAGGTACTTCTTTGATTGTGAATATGCCGGGAAGTACAAAGGCTGTTGCAGAAAATTTAGAGGTAGTTCTTCCTGCGTTTGGCCACACCATTGCCAAACTTCAGGGCGACCCAGCTGATTGCGGGAACTAG
- a CDS encoding amino acid ABC transporter permease produces the protein MMNYTGLDRPKKPSYFLFWKAMFVAICLFGLGFIYAAADFVDYNWRWEQVPQYFWLDKDLEVRSEAEGEVVKIDKTAAGYTLVVQDGNYDEVVQLPPHANIFMVEGDYVYMGDTLAEYRVSQPGILLEATFVTLKVSMLAIILGIVVGILSGLMRISENPCLRWLSITYVEFIRGSPLLVQIFLWYFVVGSLVNAMLDKIGLNAIPALWYGVFALAIFTGAYVAEIVRAGVQSVHRGQSEAARALGLSGPQAMRKVILPQAFRRILPPLAGQFISLVKDSSLLGVIAVRELTKATREVISSSLMSYELWISCAIMYLVLTFALSVAIQYLERRAVR, from the coding sequence ATGATGAATTATACAGGACTTGATCGTCCTAAAAAGCCGAGCTATTTCCTGTTTTGGAAAGCCATGTTTGTGGCAATTTGCCTGTTTGGTCTCGGCTTTATTTATGCTGCTGCAGATTTTGTAGATTACAACTGGCGCTGGGAACAGGTGCCTCAGTATTTCTGGCTTGATAAAGATCTTGAAGTTCGATCTGAAGCTGAAGGCGAAGTCGTTAAGATTGATAAAACAGCTGCAGGTTATACACTTGTTGTTCAAGATGGCAATTATGACGAAGTCGTTCAGTTGCCACCTCATGCCAATATTTTCATGGTTGAAGGTGATTACGTATACATGGGTGATACTCTTGCTGAGTATCGCGTAAGTCAGCCGGGTATTTTGCTCGAGGCTACCTTCGTAACACTGAAAGTCTCCATGCTTGCTATTATCCTTGGCATTGTCGTGGGGATTCTTTCCGGCCTGATGCGAATTTCGGAAAACCCTTGTTTGCGTTGGCTTTCCATCACGTATGTTGAATTTATTCGTGGCTCACCATTACTTGTTCAGATCTTCCTCTGGTATTTTGTCGTTGGATCTCTTGTCAATGCCATGCTTGATAAGATCGGCCTGAACGCAATCCCTGCATTATGGTACGGTGTATTTGCATTGGCTATTTTTACCGGTGCGTATGTGGCAGAAATCGTTCGTGCGGGTGTACAGTCAGTCCATCGCGGTCAGAGCGAAGCTGCGCGAGCACTGGGTTTGAGTGGGCCACAGGCTATGCGCAAGGTTATTCTTCCTCAGGCATTTCGTCGTATTCTTCCTCCGCTTGCGGGACAATTTATCAGCCTTGTCAAAGATTCTTCACTGCTCGGCGTAATTGCTGTGCGAGAACTCACCAAGGCGACCCGAGAAGTTATTAGTTCGTCCCTTATGTCATACGAGCTGTGGATTTCCTGTGCTATTATGTACCTTGTTCTTACTTTTGCCCTTTCTGTGGCGATTCAGTACCTTGAAAGGAGAGCGGTTCGATGA
- a CDS encoding amino acid ABC transporter ATP-binding protein produces the protein MISAMNVNKYFYIPEELHALKDVSLDVAAGEVLVVIGPSGSGKSTFLRCLNRLEFANSGSITIEGTEVLDPDCDIDQIRAEVGMVFQSFNLFPHMSVLDNITMAQMTVRKRSKKDAEKKSMELLEKVGLAHKYNVYPDQLSGGQQQRIAIARALAMDPKVLLFDEPTSALDPEMVGEVLDVMKNLAKEGMTMVVVTHEMGFAREVADRVVFMDAGMLVEQGTPEHFFTKPEHERTKLFLSQIL, from the coding sequence ATGATCAGCGCGATGAATGTTAATAAGTATTTCTACATTCCAGAAGAACTGCATGCTCTTAAAGATGTTTCTCTGGATGTTGCAGCGGGCGAAGTGCTTGTTGTTATCGGCCCTTCCGGTTCCGGTAAGTCAACCTTCCTGCGTTGTCTGAACCGTTTGGAATTTGCTAACAGTGGCTCCATTACCATTGAAGGCACCGAAGTTCTTGATCCTGACTGCGACATTGACCAAATTCGTGCAGAAGTTGGTATGGTGTTCCAGTCCTTCAACCTTTTTCCTCATATGAGCGTGCTTGATAACATCACTATGGCGCAGATGACTGTGCGCAAGCGCTCTAAGAAAGATGCAGAGAAAAAGAGTATGGAGTTGCTTGAAAAAGTTGGTCTTGCACATAAATATAATGTGTATCCGGATCAGCTTTCCGGTGGTCAGCAGCAGCGTATTGCTATTGCTCGTGCATTAGCAATGGACCCTAAGGTGCTGCTGTTTGACGAACCTACCTCCGCCCTTGATCCGGAGATGGTCGGTGAGGTTCTTGATGTTATGAAGAATCTTGCAAAAGAAGGCATGACTATGGTTGTTGTTACTCACGAAATGGGCTTTGCCCGTGAAGTAGCTGACCGTGTTGTGTTTATGGATGCCGGCATGCTTGTTGAGCAGGGTACACCGGAGCATTTCTTTACGAAGCCGGAACATGAACGCACCAAATTATTCCTGAGTCAGATTTTATAA
- a CDS encoding phosphoethanolamine transferase, with amino-acid sequence MFAFDKKYLAAILAIAFSAMMLPDLMRLPSLYAIPSVIYLLSFNFCVMYAISQVRGLASILIPPIFFISALTSYFHGIYRIKIDKELLFLLLETNSGEAGEFVTSKLLMFGAIALLFSLIFGYLLKRSTGKFQLKTLALLLLFIVPATVLLGKFKKTPQVQTVRPVVAIKYVFPYCVFNGLAEFSGQYAKNITQKELIGSAKLDSLALKQETPLQIIVIIGESARADRFHFNGYSRETTPRLSNEKNLVNFGAITSFAAYTRLSVPAMITPATLAKPETTMNSYLGVFKKHGFKTTWLSANDRFTSNDTPTTNAIGEIDQKLFRNKFGRTSYNSFHDAMLLDPLKGVLKNASVNQAITIHTRGSHANYAARYTKEFRKFVPDSYGEDMQIDIVNNAYDNSILATDAFIGSIIDLVRNKNAIVIYSSDHGESLGEEGRFGHGNPDIIEQREVPFFVWYSDTYNLLNPDIVTALKKQRGAKLSHDVFFPWVINLGGILLPHSTQPVLITARNVQALQE; translated from the coding sequence ATGTTTGCATTCGACAAAAAGTATCTTGCAGCGATTCTTGCTATTGCATTTTCAGCAATGATGCTTCCCGACTTGATGAGGCTTCCTTCCCTTTATGCTATCCCGTCTGTAATCTACCTCCTGTCCTTCAACTTTTGTGTAATGTATGCAATCTCTCAGGTGCGTGGGCTTGCCAGTATACTTATTCCACCCATCTTTTTCATAAGCGCACTTACTAGCTACTTCCACGGTATCTACCGAATTAAAATCGATAAAGAGCTCCTCTTTCTTCTGCTGGAAACAAACAGCGGAGAAGCCGGTGAATTTGTAACATCCAAGCTTCTTATGTTTGGAGCAATAGCGTTACTATTCTCACTCATTTTCGGATATTTATTGAAGCGCTCCACTGGCAAATTTCAACTTAAGACTCTTGCTTTATTGTTGTTATTCATTGTACCCGCAACCGTCCTTCTGGGTAAATTCAAAAAAACTCCCCAAGTACAAACCGTTCGTCCAGTTGTGGCAATTAAGTATGTATTTCCATATTGTGTATTCAACGGACTTGCTGAATTTTCTGGGCAATATGCAAAAAACATTACCCAAAAAGAACTTATCGGTTCAGCAAAGCTTGACTCACTTGCCTTGAAGCAAGAAACCCCGTTGCAGATAATTGTCATCATCGGCGAATCAGCACGAGCAGATAGATTTCACTTTAACGGATACTCGCGCGAAACGACTCCACGCCTTAGTAATGAAAAAAACCTTGTTAACTTTGGTGCCATCACATCTTTCGCTGCCTACACACGTCTTTCTGTTCCAGCTATGATCACCCCTGCAACATTAGCAAAACCTGAAACCACCATGAATTCCTACCTCGGAGTCTTTAAGAAACATGGTTTCAAAACAACATGGCTGTCTGCAAACGACCGTTTCACAAGTAACGACACCCCTACTACGAATGCTATCGGCGAAATTGACCAAAAATTATTCCGAAACAAATTTGGTCGAACTTCATATAATAGCTTCCATGACGCCATGCTCCTCGACCCCCTAAAGGGCGTACTAAAAAACGCTTCTGTTAACCAAGCTATCACTATTCATACTCGTGGCAGCCACGCAAATTACGCTGCGCGATATACAAAAGAATTTAGAAAATTTGTTCCGGACTCATATGGTGAGGATATGCAGATAGATATAGTTAACAATGCATATGACAACAGTATCCTTGCCACTGACGCTTTCATCGGATCGATTATCGACCTTGTCCGCAATAAAAACGCAATCGTTATTTACAGTTCAGACCACGGTGAATCTCTCGGTGAAGAAGGCCGTTTCGGCCATGGTAACCCCGACATCATTGAGCAACGAGAAGTTCCATTTTTTGTATGGTACTCCGATACTTATAATCTGCTTAATCCGGACATAGTTACAGCATTAAAGAAACAACGAGGTGCTAAACTTTCCCATGACGTTTTCTTTCCATGGGTCATTAACTTAGGGGGAATACTTCTCCCACATAGTACGCAACCTGTCCTGATTACAGCCAGAAACGTGCAGGCACTACAAGAATAA
- a CDS encoding amidohydrolase gives MSQVLLSNALILSMNENREMFVNGDILITDDRITAIGAIAPHDLAPDAEVINCTDSIVIPGLINTHVHLCQQLGRGLGDDVDLLTWLHERTWPYELAMTEEDVEISALACCAELIRSGVTCFAEPGGQHVDAMGRAVTKAGIRGILARSTMDCGEGIPEDRQETTDETLDIQLDLIKRWNGAENDRIRCWFGLRTIFNNSDELIVRTKKLADELNVGVHMHVAEIKEEVEFVRETRGATTVEHLAKLGALGPNFLAVHTVWLTENEIALFAKHNVKVSHNPGAAMRVLGFAPVPEMLKQGICVTIATDGAPCNNRMDMMDELYLTALIHKGRTLDPTTVPAETILEMATVNGAKALLWEDQIGSLSVGKKADLAIIKPSLMPGSVPVHDPVSSLVYSMHSTNVTHTMCDGKWLMKDKEILTFDEETLLKDAQQHADAIRERAGITLKPRFPVVHVR, from the coding sequence ATGTCGCAAGTACTTTTGAGCAATGCGCTCATTCTTTCCATGAACGAAAATCGAGAAATGTTCGTCAACGGCGACATTCTCATTACTGATGACCGCATTACCGCTATCGGCGCAATTGCTCCGCACGATCTTGCCCCTGATGCAGAAGTCATTAACTGCACAGACTCCATCGTTATTCCCGGCCTAATCAACACACACGTGCATCTGTGTCAGCAGCTAGGTCGCGGGCTCGGTGACGACGTTGACCTTCTCACATGGCTGCATGAACGCACTTGGCCGTATGAGCTGGCTATGACCGAAGAAGACGTAGAAATTTCCGCTCTTGCCTGTTGTGCAGAGCTTATCCGCTCCGGTGTCACCTGTTTTGCAGAACCGGGAGGACAGCACGTTGATGCAATGGGACGTGCCGTCACCAAAGCCGGCATCCGCGGCATCCTTGCCCGCTCCACCATGGACTGTGGTGAAGGTATCCCTGAAGACAGACAGGAAACAACAGACGAAACTCTTGATATCCAGCTCGACCTCATCAAACGCTGGAACGGTGCCGAAAATGACCGTATCCGCTGCTGGTTCGGGTTACGCACGATCTTCAACAACTCAGATGAACTTATAGTACGCACCAAAAAACTTGCAGATGAGTTGAATGTCGGCGTCCACATGCACGTGGCAGAGATTAAGGAAGAAGTAGAATTTGTCCGTGAAACACGCGGAGCAACAACGGTTGAGCATCTCGCCAAACTCGGCGCACTCGGCCCTAACTTTCTTGCAGTGCACACAGTATGGCTTACAGAAAATGAAATTGCCCTCTTCGCCAAGCACAATGTAAAAGTTTCCCACAATCCGGGTGCAGCTATGCGCGTACTGGGATTTGCTCCAGTGCCGGAAATGCTTAAACAAGGGATCTGCGTAACCATTGCAACAGATGGCGCACCGTGCAACAACCGCATGGACATGATGGACGAACTGTACCTTACTGCACTTATCCATAAGGGTCGTACCCTCGATCCAACGACTGTTCCCGCAGAAACCATTCTGGAAATGGCAACAGTCAACGGTGCAAAAGCACTGCTTTGGGAAGATCAGATCGGTTCACTAAGCGTAGGCAAAAAAGCAGATCTTGCGATTATCAAGCCATCACTTATGCCCGGATCTGTGCCTGTACACGACCCTGTATCCAGCCTTGTCTACTCCATGCATTCAACAAATGTTACCCACACCATGTGTGACGGTAAATGGTTAATGAAGGACAAAGAAATTCTTACCTTTGATGAAGAAACGCTGCTGAAAGATGCACAACAACACGCAGACGCCATCAGGGAACGGGCAGGCATTACGCTTAAACCGCGCTTCCCCGTTGTCCACGTTCGATAA